One segment of Prionailurus bengalensis isolate Pbe53 chromosome D4, Fcat_Pben_1.1_paternal_pri, whole genome shotgun sequence DNA contains the following:
- the LOC122475365 gene encoding olfactory receptor 1L8-like: MFFVLAGFMIMERVNQTSSVSEFILLGLSSQPQDQKPLFILFLTMYLVTITGNLLIILAIHSDPQLQTPMYFFLSFLSFTDICFTTTIVPRMLVNFLSEKTISYAECLTQMYFIYVLANTDSFLLVVMAFDRYVAICDPFHYVTTMNHHRCVLLVAFSCSFPHLHSLLHILLLNRLTFCDNNVIHHFLCDINPLLKLSCSSTFLNEIVIMSEGSVVLVTPFVCITFSYIRILITVLKIPSAAGKRKAFSTCGSHLTVVTLFYGSIFYVYLQPLSNYTVRDRVATLVYTLLTSMLNPFIYSLRNKDLKQGLRKLMGRKKS; this comes from the coding sequence ATGTTCTTTGTTTTAGCTGGCTTCATGATCATGGAAAGAGTCAACCAAACCAGCAGTGTTTCTGAGTTCATCCTCCTGGGACTCTCCTCCCAGCCTCAAGACCAGAAGCCACTCTTTATCCTCTTCCTCACCATGTACCTGGTCACCATAACAGGGAACCTGCTCATCATCCTCGCCATCCACTCTGACCCCCAGCTCCAAAcccccatgtatttcttcctgagtTTCCTGTCCTTCACTGACATTTGCTTTACAACAACCATTGTCCCCAGGATGCTAGTGAACTTCCTGTCAGAGAAGACCATCTCCTATGCTGAGTGTCTGacacaaatgtattttatttacgTTCTGGCCAACACTGACAGCTTCCTCCTGGTGGTCATGGCCtttgaccgctatgtggccatctgtgaCCCCTTCCACTATGTCACCACCATGAACCACCACCGCTGTGTCCTGCTGGTGGCCTTTTCCTGCTCATTTCCTCACCTCCACTCACTCCTACACATACTGCTACTGAATCGTCTCACCTTCTGTGACAACAATGTTATCCATCACTTCCTCTGTGACATCAACCCTCTGCTGAAATTGTCCTGCTCCTCCACATTTCTCAATGAAATCGTGATAATGTCAGAAGGTTCTGTTGTTTTGGTGACCCCCTTTGTGTGCATCACCTTCTCTTATATACGAATCCTCATCACAGTTCTCAAGATCCCCTCAGCTGCTGGGAAACGCaaagccttctccacctgtggCTCTCACCTCACTGTGGTAACCCTCTTTTATGGAAGCATCTTCTACGTCTATTTACAGCCCCTGTCCAACTACACTGTGAGAGATCGTGTGGCAACACTTGTCTACACACTTCTTACCTCCATGCTGAACCCTTTTATCTATAGCCTGAGAAACAAAGACCTGAAACAGGGCCTGAGGAAACTGATGGGCAGgaagaagtcctag